One window from the genome of Halomicrobium zhouii encodes:
- a CDS encoding TetR/AcrR family transcriptional regulator has protein sequence MSDPADDIMRATYDALCRHGYADLTMRHIAEAADCSKASLHYHYESKQGLMLAFLDYLFERFTERVGGVDGEGGVAGERADGSADAAADPDARLREFVDDVLHPPAEGDTAREFRTALLEIKAQSPYDDAFGERIAAFDDHIYGTVHDLVVAGIDAGVYREGTDPDEVARFVLALVDGAQARHVVAGEDVDALQTALETYLDALVQPTVEPTPEVSQ, from the coding sequence ATGAGTGACCCCGCCGACGACATCATGCGGGCTACCTACGACGCGCTCTGCAGGCACGGCTATGCGGATCTCACGATGCGACACATCGCCGAGGCGGCCGATTGCAGCAAGGCGTCACTGCACTACCACTACGAGAGCAAGCAGGGGCTCATGCTCGCGTTCCTGGACTACCTCTTCGAGCGGTTCACCGAACGGGTCGGTGGGGTCGACGGCGAGGGGGGCGTGGCCGGCGAGCGGGCCGACGGGAGCGCCGACGCGGCCGCCGACCCCGACGCGCGCCTCCGCGAATTCGTCGACGACGTCCTCCACCCGCCGGCCGAGGGTGACACCGCCCGGGAGTTCCGGACGGCGCTGCTGGAGATCAAGGCACAGTCGCCGTACGACGACGCCTTCGGGGAGCGCATCGCGGCGTTCGACGACCACATCTACGGGACGGTCCACGACCTCGTGGTCGCGGGAATCGACGCGGGCGTCTATCGCGAGGGGACCGACCCCGACGAGGTGGCCCGCTTCGTCCTGGCCCTGGTCGACGGCGCCCAGGCGCGCCACGTCGTCGCCGGCGAGGACGTCGACGCGCTCCAGACCGCTCTCGAGACGTACCTCGACGCGCTCGTGCAGCCGACGGTGGAACCGACGCCGGAGGTGTCACAGTGA
- the glnA gene encoding type I glutamate--ammonia ligase — protein MTSELSKEAQGVLDEIEEKNVDFLRLQFTDILGTVKNVSVPADQAEKAFTEGIYFDGSSINGFVRIQESDMRLDPDPSTFAVLPWRNDDESAAGRLICDVIDTSSGKPFAGDPRGVLKRAIQRAEDMGYQVNAAPEPEFFLFEEDEEGRATTKTNDVGGYFDLAPKDLAQDVRRDIIFGLEDMGFDIEASHHEVAEGQHEINFTYDDALSTADNVATFRAVVRAIAAEHDLHATFMPKPIARINGSGMHTHFSLFQDGENAFHDDDDEFNLSEVAKQFTAGILDHAEALSAVTNPTVNSYKRLVPGYEAPVYVAWSDRNRSALIRKPAARTPAASRIEARFPDPSCNPYLAFAALIHAGLDGIERELNCDDPVRENIYEFDEQKREEYGITTLPSNLGEAIDALETDEVVQDALGEHVFENFVEAKTQEFEEYIVEVSQWELDQYLESY, from the coding sequence ATGACAAGCGAACTCTCGAAAGAGGCACAGGGCGTGCTCGACGAAATCGAAGAAAAGAACGTCGACTTCCTGCGTCTGCAATTTACGGACATTCTGGGTACAGTCAAGAACGTCTCCGTCCCGGCCGACCAGGCCGAGAAGGCGTTCACCGAAGGCATCTACTTCGACGGTTCCTCCATCAACGGCTTCGTCCGCATCCAGGAGTCCGACATGCGCCTGGACCCCGACCCGTCGACGTTCGCGGTACTCCCGTGGCGCAACGACGACGAGAGCGCCGCAGGTCGGCTCATCTGTGACGTGATAGACACGTCCAGCGGCAAGCCCTTCGCCGGCGACCCGCGCGGCGTCCTCAAGCGCGCCATCCAGCGCGCCGAAGATATGGGCTACCAGGTCAACGCCGCCCCCGAGCCGGAGTTCTTCCTCTTCGAGGAGGACGAGGAGGGCCGCGCGACGACGAAGACCAACGACGTCGGTGGCTACTTCGACCTCGCCCCCAAGGACCTCGCACAGGACGTCCGTCGCGACATCATCTTCGGCCTCGAGGACATGGGCTTCGACATCGAGGCCTCCCACCACGAGGTCGCCGAGGGTCAACACGAGATCAACTTCACGTACGACGACGCGCTGTCGACGGCCGACAACGTCGCCACGTTCCGTGCGGTCGTCCGCGCCATCGCGGCCGAACACGACCTGCACGCTACGTTCATGCCCAAGCCCATCGCGCGGATCAACGGCTCCGGCATGCACACCCACTTCTCGCTGTTCCAGGACGGCGAGAACGCCTTCCACGACGACGACGACGAGTTCAACCTGAGCGAGGTGGCAAAGCAGTTCACCGCCGGCATCCTCGACCACGCCGAGGCGCTCTCGGCCGTCACCAACCCGACCGTCAACAGCTACAAGCGCCTGGTTCCCGGCTACGAGGCGCCCGTCTACGTCGCCTGGTCCGACCGCAACCGCTCGGCGCTCATCCGCAAGCCGGCCGCGCGGACGCCCGCGGCCTCACGTATCGAGGCGCGCTTCCCCGACCCGTCGTGTAACCCGTACCTCGCCTTCGCCGCGCTCATCCACGCCGGTCTCGACGGCATCGAGCGCGAACTGAACTGCGACGACCCGGTCCGCGAGAACATCTACGAGTTCGACGAACAGAAGCGCGAGGAGTACGGCATCACCACGCTGCCGTCGAACCTCGGCGAGGCCATCGACGCCCTCGAAACCGACGAAGTCGTCCAGGACGCGCTGGGCGAGCACGTCTTCGAGAACTTCG
- the lrp gene encoding HTH-type transcriptional regulator Lrp, whose amino-acid sequence MTYENLDRKLVNELLGDGRASLRSLAEDLDVSVTTVSNHLSTLEDEGIIDGYTPKVDYDALGYDVTAILQLKVEGSSLPEVTETLREHKQMVSVYEVTGNYDVIAIGKFADTDGMNAQIKELLVDPEIKESNTSVVLNAAKEHEQFDLDLAEE is encoded by the coding sequence ATGACGTACGAAAATCTCGACCGGAAGCTAGTGAATGAACTCCTGGGCGACGGGCGCGCCAGTCTGCGGAGCCTCGCCGAGGACCTCGACGTCTCGGTCACCACCGTCTCGAATCACCTCTCGACGCTGGAAGACGAGGGTATCATCGACGGCTACACCCCCAAGGTCGACTACGACGCGCTGGGGTACGACGTCACTGCCATCCTCCAGCTGAAGGTGGAGGGGTCCTCGCTCCCCGAAGTCACCGAGACCCTGCGCGAGCACAAACAGATGGTCTCGGTGTACGAGGTGACGGGCAACTACGACGTCATCGCCATCGGCAAGTTCGCCGACACCGACGGCATGAACGCACAGATCAAGGAACTGCTCGTCGACCCGGAGATCAAAGAGTCCAACACCAGCGTCGTGCTCAACGCGGCGAAGGAGCACGAGCAGTTCGACCTGGACCTGGCTGAGGAGTAG